The Mercurialis annua linkage group LG7, ddMerAnnu1.2, whole genome shotgun sequence genome includes the window TTGATCCTGCTTCTAGCGAtcaagttcctgctgcgacttccgagtcgcctctgcttccttcgaaggagtcaggtccttctctgaaggggttgcctaccgccggccagaagcgtcctgctgaggaccaggctggagcttccgccaagcgtcccaagaagaagaaatcttctggggtgtctatcgaggaggcacctcggtttgctgcttgggcggacgcgcaaaatccgcctcgtctttcaaacgtcgccattcttcatgcttgcatggagaatattatgataaaagaggacattgagtccattgatcgcgaacatggcgatagtttggctgagttcgcctgtcttggcggtttttcggtatgcttctttcttttattttatattatgatttgcttctccttttttgtttttcttatttgttgtttcctttcgcaggtggtccagtccatcgctgttttggagcgccgccgaagggatgcggtggatcaattgaAGAAGCTCCAGAGAGATTCTGAATCCTGGCTCTCCGAAAAacaaaagatggaggaggaggctggcgaggcgactggtctgatccaacagctgaggtcctccgtatctgccaagactcgggagatttccgctttagaggctcgggttcgaactttgtccgaggaagtcgagtctctacagtcttcttcaggtgctctcactaaggagagggatgatctgaagaaagaagaggggcgtctccgccggcgtttgggtgactctgggagcttttattcccaagtcatgactcaataccggttggcgatcggggcaaagctgcgggagcagaatcctggcgtcgatctttctggagtcaatcagttggatcctgcttctttggcgaaggaggttaaggcgaagcttgataagcagaagcaagatgCTTTGAATaaggcttagtttttattttcttctttttgtattttttgcttttttgtattttttgctttagttttttgctttcgcctttttttgtattggatcgtgggcggatcctttgtaattttgcttctgtgaatataatgatcttttgaccattgcttttctttagttgtagagttaatctaaactcgtttgttattttgagaagttaatctaaacttctgctggtgtaatttatttgtaggtccgaacggatccttttatttatttgactcggacgagtctaaattattttttaactaagattcaaacgactcttgttaagttgtatgtattaggtctcgagcgagcctataaAATTTTGCTTCTTATCGCCAAATTgcctttttatttcaaaaatggaaataagtacatgccatgaattaatctattgataatactttctcaggtgctctatattccaatatctgggtaccatggatccagttattgtctttagtctatatgcgcccttgccagtagcttcttctataatataggggccttcccaattagcctgcattttcttcactcctgcgtttcctctgccaacttccgcgtttcgtaagaccagatcgcctctttgaaattctctaaacttcattcttttgttatggtatcttgcttcttgcttcttgtatgtagcggctcgggctgccgcttcatcccttctttcctctagtaggtctagacatagccttgttctagcctcgttagtttcttcttctagatagtttactctgatgctgggtatgccaatttctactggaattactgcttcagtaccgtaggcgagcctgaaaggtgtttcgccagttccttttctaggagttgttctgtatgcccatagaacgctgtataattcttctgcccagttcttatactgagaaagtctcttttttattccttgtgctatggttcggttggtgacttctgtcattccgtttgtctgagggtgcgccaccgaagtaaatttcaaattgatcatcagtcctttgcaaaatgccttgaaccgcttgcaactgaattgtttgccgttgtctgctattacagtgtggggtatgccgaatcggcatattacttcgttcttgaagaattcctctattttggctgcagtgatggttgcgacaggcgctacctctacccattttatgaagtgctctattgcgacgattaggaatttcacTTGGTGTTTTCCCGTTTCAAACGGTCCAACTATATCGATCCCCCATGTGGCGAACGGCCATGGgctttccattgatccttgaggtactgctggtacacgactgatgttgtcgtgtctttggcatttatcacacTTCTTGACTAGTGTTTTcgcgtcttctttgatggtcggccagtagtatccttggagtattgtttttctcgctatggtgactgctccttcgtgtgctccgcatattccttcgtggatttcttttaagatggattctcctgtctgaggcgagacgcacctagaccatggatgagtcAAAGAGGTTCGGTAGAGAACTCCGTTATAaaaagagtagttggcagattttctgatggtgcgaatggcttcggctttgtctgttggtaactcgccgcggtctagatatttgatcaatggagtcatccaggagttggcctcctcgattgccatgacttctgtttttctggtgcttggcgattcgagaatttcctttaactgcattttagcgaatagatctccgagttctgatGCTGATTTAGCGATAgcgtcggcttcggtgttttcctctctcgggatttgaatgatttcccattgtcctccttgtgcttccagctgttggagctgtgttttgacttgactcaggtattcgatcatccctgtttctttggcttgatattcccccttgacctgatttaccaccagctgggagtcgctatagatctttaggatttccgttcttatttctaatgcgaggccgaggcctgcgattagggcttcatactcagctacattgttgctggcggcgaattggatgtttactccatattcgattctgatttttttcgggtcctttgaggatggctcctgctccagctcctttttcattcgaccCTCCGtctacgtggagttcccataccaaggctggtttgggttgtccagtctcggttggagttatttctgctacgaagtccgccaaagcttgtgcttttagagtcggacgaggttcgtatcttatgtcgtgttcgctgagttggatggaccagtggactaatcttccggaagtttctggtcgttggatcgcctttcgcaatggttgatttgttcttaccacaacgttgtgactttggaagtagtatctcagctttttagccGTGGTCAAAACGGCCAGTGCCATgttttcgatctcggggtatcgtgtctccgcgcccttcaggactcgactaatgtagtagattggcttcatctcgttatcttcttctctcaccagcactgtcccgatggtctcgtgcgtggtgctgatgtataggtatagtgtctcccctttcagcggtctgcttagcaatggaggggtgacgaggaacttctttatttcttcaaaagcgttctcgcagtcttcattccattcaaatttttgtgttcctttgagggctttgaagaaaggcaagcatctttttgctgagcaagacatgaatctaccgagtgctgtgattcgcccgttgagtttttgaacttcatttatgcttcttggtgccttcatgtccataattgctttgatcttctcggggttcgcctctattcctctttgagatatcataaatcccaggaatttcccgccttgtacgccgaacgtgcatttgtcagggttcagcttcattccaaacttattcagtatgttgaatgtttcttcaagatcttttgcatgggtttcttccttctcgctcttgatgattaggtcgtctacatacacctggactcgttttcctatctcgtctttgaacatgaaattcataagtctttggtatgttgctccagcatttttcaagccgaaaggcattgccgtgtagcagtaagttcctccctccgtgatgaatgaagttttttcctggtcttgctccttcatctgaatttggtggtagccttgagctgcgtcggctaggctatacatcgcgtgtccagcagtagagtccacgagttgatcgatatCCGGGAGAGcgtagctatctttaggacacgctttgtttagatcggtgtaatccacacacattctattttttccgttggctttctttacgataactacgttagctacccattcggggtagtggacttctcgtatgaatcctgctttctccagtttttctacttcttcagcgattattttctgtttttcttccgagaacttccttttcttttgcttcaccgggttcgccgcttctgctacatttagatcatgagtaatgacttgggggtctattccgactatttctgatgcgttagcagcgaaggttttgacgttgtttttcagcatggccgtgatttcgctttcaatctttgggttcatgtttgcgccgagatttactcttttctccttgtcgagttggagtttctttgtttcgccttcgggtgctgtttctttttcttcgatgtcgtgattaaggatttcttctattgccattgcttcgcctgattcttttattgcttgttcgtagcactttttcgcctcggctcggttttcttgtatcgtgataattccttgtttcgtcggtatcttcatggttaatgcctttatgctcgtcacggcggctgagtcgtggaggaaaggtctccccagtatcgcgttgtatggcaggtcgatttctacgacgctaaaccgtgtaggtaattcctcgcttttccttgtccttcctagcttgacatcgagtgtaattgttccgttgggcttaattggcaagcccccaaatcctaccacaggcgtggcatttctttttagttccgctaggtctcctcctaggctttcgtaggccttttttgtcattaggtttattgcgcttccttcatcgatcaggattctttcaacgttccagtgttcgatgatcatggccactaccagagcttcgttgtgctcttcagctattctcccgaagtcttccccgtcaaaagttactggaggaggagttgagagttctgttgcttttcgttttctctgtgacgtttgatccttcaggtttactctttcagaagtcatctttttcaatgagatttgtatttgagttcagaaaagctccttcttttgaagtttagttaagcttttcccacagacggcgccaattgatggagtctgccttctgaaccggtgagtgaacctgcaaaacagggtagaagctaaccggacggtggttgtccgattaactctccgatgctaaagtcagtctagagctttgagcagcgttttgagtatatgaatgtaattgtgattctaggcatacctcgtgctccttttatagtagtcgaatatacctagtagagttgtattaggcaagtgaatcctactttatagggattcggcaatatcgtagggattctcctgatttgtcgtgatctaccttaatctgataagagtcctatttaggaacgtcttcctaaatagtcttatcttcctaaagtagagcttatccttccatatttagtgtttgtgtccgaataggacaatatttccatacttagtcgtttacccgaatcccgggctCGATGCGCTTTCGGCGGATCacgtgggattcggtctttacgTCACCGAATCTAAAGAGATTCGGCatttccttcatatcttcggatcttcagggggagtccggtatcacttGAGAGTgaatctcctgcaactcggctccattatacttacaataggattcggtatccattaATAATGAACACTTGTAAATTTATCGTGTAAATTGATAGCCAAATCTTTTAGTAAATACACATTCTTAccaatttatttatctattacTACATTATTTTGATTAAACATGTGCGTGAATTAGAATTATTGAATTCGTTGAAAATGATAAATTCAATAGTGAAAATTAACATCTTGATCGTGAAAGGTTAAACGATAAAATGTGTACTTTATTATTCCCTTCGTtcatttttagttgtccatttagccaatattgcacataccaagatagtgctcattttgtcttaatttataaagagaaatactaatatagtcctattagttaataaatgctttttaaataaaaacatggagttatttattagggatgggtaaatttggaagataatagctaaagtcatattgaaattctaaatggacaactaattagagacaaatatattttgataaatggacaactaaaaaagaacggaagAAGTAAATATTAGCATTAGTCCTGTAcgttataatatttttatttaattttattgttagtCATTAATTATGTTTGCATTGCAATTAacatttgtttgtttattttattttattttaatttgaatagtttatctatactatatataaaagtacggatggggggaTATGCAAATTTAtagaataatccttttcagtttactactaaataaaggttttatagtcattaactaattagttatttaattaatcactattgtaattaaagttctaattaaaatagatagctaaattatctccaatttgatttttagtgtgtaaacaataactaaattgtctccaaattagtaggaatacctatcttttattttgattgaactacaaaattaaaatactgtatttggtcaatatattattatttaaatttctatcttattatttttaaagatattattaataaaattaagttaattatttaattatgattattataagaccaaaataagaataaattcagtatggaaaaattcttaactaatttaataataattataaataaaaaattgatataattataataaatttactaatatgttcattgacgagttacgttacgagccacgtgcatagcacgtaatgcgaaactaattatttataaactaacttatattttatgtttttaatttttaatttaatatataattatgtgTTGTGAATTAATAAAGTTTTTAATAAAGTAAAATTGATCAATAAAGCcttaatactttaaaaaaaattctactcttttagtcattttttgaTCTTATCCTAACATGGAAAATTGatcaatttaattcaatttaaaacaCGTGCTTGGACTAGGAATATTGAATTCTTTAAAAATGACAAATGTAATGGTGAAATCAACATCTTGATCGTGAAAGGTTAACCAATAATATGGGCTTAATTAAATTCAACGAATGTCTATGGCTTTTAAGACTTTTATCACTGacgttataaaattttaactttgaccagtaaattttagttttgacTTGTAAACTCTCTGAGTTTAGTGGCCGGAAATGTGTTTAAACAGTCGTAAGGGTTAAAAAGCTTCATCTAATTCATATCGATATTTGGGTATTATTGAGTTTGGATCAAAAAGCTtcttcctccattaatggaagaGTGAGTTTTTACTTAGTTTAAGAAAGAAGGAAAAAATCTTAAGGTACATAAAAAACCTTTTATGTTCTTAAATGATttcgaaaaaatttaaaggCTTATGTGCTCTTTTTGAAAGGCTAATCCCCcgaaaaaacccccacctttgGTCCCCAATTCAATTCTACCCCCACGTtgcaaaatcttcaattttgtccaaattacgaccttttgacattcaattgtaccctgaatgAGTTTTTCCTGAATTTTTTGCCAACTAGGCTGACATGTCACCCATTTCATTGCAAAGACCCTTTTACCCCCGCTGACTCATCGCTGAGTTGGACAAACCATGGTTGGGTCCTAAATCATTAACAAAACGGTGTGTTTTGATTTTAACCTAAAAAAATTACTCATTATGGCAGAGTGAATCGTTTTGTTTCTGCCTCAGCTGAAATTCATCGTCTTCTTTCTTCCATCCTTTCTCTCTCAGTGGAACCCTAATTACTCAGTCTCTGAATCGTCCATTGTCTCTTTTCGTTTAAGTGTTATGAAAAAACCGTCTGCGAGATGAAGAAAGTATCAAGAATGGAAAAAGGAAAACGAAAAGAAGAAATACCATGGTTTGCACCTCCGACTATTCCGAAAGATTACAGGTAAGACTTCATCTTTCTTCCAATCTCTCTATTTTCCAGATTGAgaatgtatatttttaaaacctttGAATGTTAGGTTAAGTTTATTTGTAATGAAAAGCCCtgatttttttgtgtttattcaTCTATAGACAATATATTTTTGGTTAAAATGAGGGTTTAATTTTGTGGCACCGAAACAgttaagggtttaattgttcatcTATAGACAGTAAGCCCTAAACCTAAACCCGGATTTTCGCTTGCCATCCAACTTTTATTTAACTGTTCTTCTATAGCCAGTAATTTTTGTGTTCACTGAAGTTGTGATGGACAGAGTTAATTCATGGTTTAACTGGTTTAACTGGTTTTTTGTATGTGTTTATTGGTATGTGTTTACTGGTTTTACTGGTTGTTTGTATGTGTTTATTGGTTTTTTGTATCTATGTTAGGCCGTAGACTGTCAATcgtaaaaaatttaagttagtgTGTTTATAGTGTTTAAGTATGAATTATTTATTGGCAGGCGACCGTGTCAGGTCTATGTGGGCGTGGAGTTCAGTGACACATACCCTATAACACTGAACAACGAAGGGAAGATTTTGAAAGGTTACTGGTACAGAGACGAAAACCTCACATTTGAGGATATTGGCAATAGGCTTCGAGATATGGGATACCCGGAGGTTAACCGAATTGGGTATCACGAGCCGACAGGAAACTGGAACACGGTAACAATAGTGAAGGATGATATAGGCATTACGAAGTTGTTCAATGAGGGACACGCCTTTGGTTTCGTCAAAATGTTCATTGAGTTCAAGCGCGATCCTGAACCTGAAGAGTTTAACTTTGATATAGACGAGTCTGTTTGGGAAGCGTTTGAGAGAAATGAAGCTGATAAGGAAGCTGATAAGGAAGCTGATAAGGGTATGCCTGAACTAGAGATTGAGGATCAAGAGGATGACAGAGAAGGGCATGTACTAACTGCTGCTAGTGTTGGTATGGATTATCATAGTTCAGATGATGCCACTTACATTTGCGAGTCTGACACTGAAGATGACAGTGTTAGCGATGGTGGAACCGATTTTGATGACGAGTATACTAGTGCAAGGGAAACGAAGAAAAAGTTTAGAACTTCGGTTTGCGATAGAATATCTGGCTTGGGATTAGATGCAATGTTAGAAGCTCCGGGGGGTATAGCTAGTCATAACGGCAAGTATTGGGAAGGTGGGGCAGCCGGCAATTTAGATGCCCATAAGGCTATACAGGATATGGATAATGAAGAAGGATCTGACTACGCCGACACCGATGATGGACTTTTTACCCCATCGAGTACTGATGAGGATTGTCTTGATATTAGAAAGAAGAAGCGGGCTAGTAAGTTATACTATGACCCTACGTGCAATCATGAGGACTTACTGTTCAAGGTGGATATGATTTTCATGAACAAGGTGCAAGTGAAAAGTGCTGTTCAGCAATGGGCGATTTGTCGGGGTCATGACATTCGTTGGAGAAGGAGCGAGCGTTTACGTGTCGAGGCACGTTGCAAAGCTGGTTGTCCTTTCAAGCTCTATGCTAgcagaaaaaaatcaaacacttCCTTCAAAATTTTGCGGCTTCGTAATGAACATACCTGCCAACGAGCAACAACTAACAGACAAGCTACATCAGAATGGCTTGCTAAAGAGTTCATCAAGAAATTTAGGAGAGAGCCTGTATATTCTGCCTCTTTAATGCAAGCTGACATGAAAGACAAGTACAAGGGACTAATTGTGTCAGAGTCAGCTTGTTATAGGGCTAGAGGGCTTGCTCTGGATATTATTAGAGGGTCACTCGAGAGTCATTATGCAAAATTTAGAGCATATGACGCGGAGTTGAAAAGGATCGACAAAGAAGGGCTGTTTCAGTTTTACACGATAAATAACCCAAATAGTGGAGCTCCAATATTTCAGAGATACTATGTGGGGTTTTCAGGGTTAAAGAAAGGATTCCGCAATGGTTGTAGGCCTGTGTTGTGCGTTGATGGATGTTTCCTAAAGACATTGACTGGTGGGTGCCTGTTAAGTGCGGTTGCACGAGACGGGAACAACCAAATGTTCCCGGTAGCGTGGGCAATAACCGAAGCTGAAAACGAAGAGACGTGGACATGGTTTTTGGACTTGCTAATTTCAGATCTCGGGTTTGGAGACGGCCTGTACTTGACGCTAATTAGCGACCAACAAAAGGTACTCCAATCTGTCTTTACTTATACCaaatttacaaacttttttttcattatataattatttgctTAGTTAGTTTATTGACTGCTTAGGTGATGATTTGGTTGTCTCCATTCATGTTACACCGTATTGCTTGTTAACCGATTGTTTAACTAGTGCATTAACTGCTATGTAATGTTTTGACTTGTTATGAAGAGTGTATTAGATGTTTGCATATGGTTATTTTCTCAAATGTGTCTGTCTCTTTGTAACAGGGGCTGAAAAATGCAATTGTGACATTGGTTCCTATGGCAGAGCATCGTAACTGTGCCCGCCACATTTACGCTAATTGGAAAAAGAAGCACAGAGATCCTGAGTTGAAGAGAATATTTTGGTGCGCCGTCAATGCAACAAATGGCCCAGACTTTGACAGTCACATGAAGACGATGGCAAGTGAGAAACAATGGGCATATGAGGATTTTATGGGGCAATTGAACAATGTGTTTTGCAAATCCTTCGTTAGGGAATATCCGAGGTGCGATGCTATTACAAGTAACTTAGTGGAGACGTTCAATGGTTACATTGCCAAGGCTAGGCAACTACAGCCCATTCATATGTTGGAGGAGATTCGAACTTCGTTGATGAAAAGAATGTACCTGAAGTCGGCGTTGATGGACAGTCATCACGAAGACATTTGTCCGAGGATTAGAGAGAGGATCGACAAGACTCAGATTTCGACAAGATTATGCGCTGTAACACCTGCAAAAGGAGGGACATTTGAAGTAAAATGTGATCCGGATCAGTTTGTTGTCGACCTAAAAAAGAAGATTTGCGGCTGCAGGGCATGGGACATAACGGGTATTCCTTGTAGCCACGCACTTGCTTGCATTAATTTCATGCGTTATGACGTACGTGACTATGTGCATGAGTGGTACAAGAAGGATAAATACCGTGCAACCTATGAATTCTCCCTTCAACCAATTAACGGGATCAAAATGTGGCCCAATGTACAAGGGCTCGACATTCTGCCACCTCCGTACAAAAAAATGCCCGGGAGACCAAAGAAAAACAGGAGGAAGGATCCTGATGAGGAGCCTAAAAAGGATCCACGCTTTGCTAGAAAAGGAGTGGCAATGACATGTCGTCATTGCCTTACGGAAGGACACAACAAACGTGGCTGTCCAGACAAGAACAAAGCTCCTGCTGCTAGGCCTGCAAAGGTATGTAGAAACCAATTTCAGTAACTTGTTGTTGCACTATTATTACTGTTAAAGTGGTAACACTTATTCAATTTGATGGTTTTGTCTTTTCAGCGTGCAAAGGGTCGACCAAGAGGACCACAATGGGTTGACAAATCTGTTAGTAGAGGCACCCCTTCATCTGCAACGATGAAGAAACAGAGGAAGGAAGAATTACTTCAACGTACAATTGCTGCACAGAGAAATGCCTCTACTTCTGAGCAACGAGCTGAAATTCATACGGTGTTGGAAAATCAGGTAACATAATCTGAAGGTTAGCAAACTGTTATGTTTTATAAGTTTATCGATTTAttgatttggtttttgttattttgACAGGTGGTGCAAGCCGAAGGAATCAGAATAAACACGCGTTCAGGATTCGTATATTCAAAGGTGGTGTTTctgaattttaactttttggtACTGTTGTTGGGTGATGTTTTTATGTTAATAGTACTGCTTAGCATGGCATAGCAGTTGTGATGGCTTGGTAATGTTTTTAGTTATTACTCAACTGTTTGTAGAGGTTTTCATGTTAGAGAAATTGGCTGTTTTGGTTGGTTTTAGATATAATCTTGTTTTGAATGTACATAAAGAGGATTTTTGAGCTCTTTTTGGTCACTGTTCTGTTCTGTTCTTAAGCGTGCATATGTcttctatatattttatttttagtttacttttgtatatttaataagttttaatGGTTATAGTCCTGTAAACTAAAGTCATTTTTTTGTTAGTTCCACTTTTTAGTTTGTAGTACTCAGTTTGGGTAATGTTTTTGCAGCCTGCTACGAATGACGGAGTGAGGTATGTTAGCGGAGCTGTGGCGACAGCTGCTGCAGTCAGAGATCAACGTCCACCAACCTCTACTTGCATTTCATCTCAACAAGGATCAACAACCACGTGTGATCCCCAACGACCAAGCTCTGTTATGTATAAGTCTACCGCGTCACAAGCTGCTACTCCTAGAATTGGCAAACTGCCAATAAAGAAGGGAAAGAAGAAAGCTTAGGAGCAACTAGGAGCTCCTTTTTTTTGGGTATAGATAGCATAGGTGAAGTAACACCCTTGCTTTTTTGGGTATAGATAGCATAGGTG containing:
- the LOC126656673 gene encoding uncharacterized protein LOC126656673, whose translation is MKKVSRMEKGKRKEEIPWFAPPTIPKDYRRPCQVYVGVEFSDTYPITLNNEGKILKGYWYRDENLTFEDIGNRLRDMGYPEVNRIGYHEPTGNWNTVTIVKDDIGITKLFNEGHAFGFVKMFIEFKRDPEPEEFNFDIDESVWEAFERNEADKEADKEADKGMPELEIEDQEDDREGHVLTAASVGMDYHSSDDATYICESDTEDDSVSDGGTDFDDEYTSARETKKKFRTSVCDRISGLGLDAMLEAPGGIASHNGKYWEGGAAGNLDAHKAIQDMDNEEGSDYADTDDGLFTPSSTDEDCLDIRKKKRASKLYYDPTCNHEDLLFKVDMIFMNKVQVKSAVQQWAICRGHDIRWRRSERLRVEARCKAGCPFKLYASRKKSNTSFKILRLRNEHTCQRATTNRQATSEWLAKEFIKKFRREPVYSASLMQADMKDKYKGLIVSESACYRARGLALDIIRGSLESHYAKFRAYDAELKRIDKEGLFQFYTINNPNSGAPIFQRYYVGFSGLKKGFRNGCRPVLCVDGCFLKTLTGGCLLSAVARDGNNQMFPVAWAITEAENEETWTWFLDLLISDLGFGDGLYLTLISDQQKGLKNAIVTLVPMAEHRNCARHIYANWKKKHRDPELKRIFWCAVNATNGPDFDSHMKTMASEKQWAYEDFMGQLNNVFCKSFVREYPRCDAITSNYSPFICWRRFELR
- the LOC126656069 gene encoding uncharacterized protein LOC126656069 translates to MSTSLEHLLDNFHVDMTVDMGEVTSGVPNPSTIAVPNPTPDSVNPDLDPASSDQVPAATSESPLLPSKESGPSLKGLPTAGQKRPAEDQAGASAKRPKKKKSSGVSIEEAPRFAAWADAQNPPRLSNVAILHACMENIMIKEDIESIDREHGDSLAEFACLGGFSVVQSIAVLERRRRDAVDQLKKLQRDSESWLSEKQKMEEEAGEATGLIQQLRSSVSAKTREISALEARVRTLSEEVESLQSSSGALTKERDDLKKEEGRLRRRLGDSGSFYSQVMTQYRLAIGAKLREQNPGVDLSGVNQLDPASLAKEVKAKLDKQKQDALNKA
- the LOC126656068 gene encoding uncharacterized protein LOC126656068, which gives rise to MYLKSALMDSHHEDICPRIRERIDKTQISTRLCAVTPAKGGTFEVKCDPDQFVVDLKKKICGCRAWDITGIPCSHALACINFMRYDVRDYVHEWYKKDKYRATYEFSLQPINGIKMWPNVQGLDILPPPYKKMPGRPKKNRRKDPDEEPKKDPRFARKGVAMTCRHCLTEGHNKRGCPDKNKAPAARPAKRAKGRPRGPQWVDKSVSRGTPSSATMKKQRKEELLQRTIAAQRNASTSEQRAEIHTVLENQVVQAEGIRINTRSGFVYSKPATNDGVRYVSGAVATAAAVRDQRPPTSTCISSQQGSTTTCDPQRPSSVMYKSTASQAATPRIGKLPIKKGKKKA